One window of the Nocardioides jiangxiensis genome contains the following:
- a CDS encoding DMT family transporter: protein MTTEQPPVRVWLPWLIGLAAIWGCSFLFISVGVRELHPAYVTLGRVSSGAIAVLVLMAFTGHRLPRDVVTWLHLAVPGLLIAFAFTLFGFGEQRIPSLLAGIWNGTTPLVTLPAAVLLFRTERFSLAKVVGLVLGFGGTLVVLGAWHGLSGSGFTGQMLCFAAASCYGIAIPYQHRYVAPRVDSDLAVSAGQLLWATAALAVVAPFVAGVPPAPWDLSPEVVASVLTLGAVGTGIALAIHARNIRWVGGSTASYVTYLSPLFAIAVGMVVLGEEPHWYQPVGGAVILLGVAIAQGRIRIGPRPVAVTPAEGQA, encoded by the coding sequence GTGACCACCGAGCAGCCTCCTGTCCGCGTCTGGCTCCCCTGGCTGATCGGCCTCGCGGCGATCTGGGGCTGCAGCTTCCTCTTCATCAGCGTCGGGGTCCGCGAGCTGCATCCCGCCTACGTGACACTCGGCCGCGTCTCGTCGGGCGCCATCGCGGTGCTGGTGCTGATGGCCTTCACCGGACACCGGCTACCGCGCGACGTGGTCACGTGGCTCCACCTCGCCGTCCCCGGCCTCCTCATCGCGTTCGCCTTCACGCTCTTCGGCTTCGGCGAGCAGCGCATCCCCAGCCTGCTCGCCGGGATCTGGAACGGCACCACGCCGCTCGTCACCCTCCCGGCTGCCGTCCTGCTGTTCCGGACCGAGCGGTTCTCGCTGGCGAAGGTCGTCGGCCTGGTGCTGGGGTTCGGCGGCACGCTCGTCGTGCTCGGGGCATGGCACGGCCTCAGCGGCAGCGGGTTCACCGGGCAGATGCTCTGCTTCGCCGCAGCCTCGTGCTACGGCATCGCGATCCCCTACCAGCACCGCTACGTCGCCCCGCGCGTCGACTCCGACCTCGCGGTCAGCGCCGGCCAGCTCCTGTGGGCGACCGCCGCACTCGCGGTCGTGGCGCCCTTCGTCGCCGGTGTACCGCCGGCGCCGTGGGACCTCTCGCCGGAGGTGGTCGCCTCCGTGCTCACGCTCGGTGCCGTCGGCACCGGCATCGCCCTGGCCATCCACGCGCGCAACATCCGCTGGGTCGGCGGCTCGACGGCGTCGTACGTGACCTACCTGAGCCCGCTGTTCGCCATCGCGGTCGGCATGGTCGTCCTCGGCGAGGAGCCGCACTGGTACCAGCCGGTGGGCGGAGCCGTCATCCTGCTCGGTGTCGCCATCGCGCAGGGCCGGATCCGGATCGGCCCGAGGCCCGTCGCCGTCACACCGGCCGAGGGCCAGGCCTAG
- a CDS encoding SDR family NAD(P)-dependent oxidoreductase — protein MLLFQGPRAVAARVVRRVAGLPSPLAGRTVLVTGASSGIGRATAVAVADRGARVLLVARRVAELEAVRDEIEDAGGVAEVFPCDLTDGDAIDKLVKDVLAAHGAVDYLVNNAGRSIRRSLDLSYDRFHDIERTMAINYMGPVRLTMGLLPAMRAQKFGHVVNIVTWGIQIKAPKFAAYIASKTALDTFSRIAGREAFFDNVTFTNMRFSLVSTPMVAPTEAYSGHGETPEHAAERVVRALEDRPLTVNTRVAGVLEVANVVAPRATDFAMALAHRAFKDSAAARGKTPSA, from the coding sequence ATGCTCCTCTTCCAGGGTCCCCGCGCGGTCGCCGCTCGCGTCGTACGCCGGGTGGCCGGCCTGCCCAGCCCGCTCGCCGGGCGCACCGTGCTCGTCACCGGCGCTTCCTCCGGCATCGGTCGGGCCACTGCCGTGGCTGTGGCCGACCGGGGGGCGCGGGTGCTCCTCGTCGCGCGGCGTGTCGCCGAGCTCGAGGCCGTGCGCGACGAGATCGAGGACGCCGGCGGCGTCGCCGAGGTCTTTCCATGCGACCTCACCGACGGTGACGCGATCGACAAGCTCGTCAAGGACGTGCTCGCCGCCCACGGCGCGGTGGACTACCTGGTCAACAACGCCGGCCGCTCGATCCGCCGGTCGCTCGACCTGAGCTATGACCGGTTCCATGACATCGAGCGCACCATGGCGATCAACTACATGGGGCCGGTCCGGCTGACCATGGGACTGCTGCCGGCGATGCGTGCGCAGAAGTTCGGCCACGTGGTCAACATCGTCACCTGGGGCATCCAGATCAAGGCGCCGAAGTTCGCGGCGTACATCGCCTCGAAGACCGCGCTCGACACGTTCTCGCGGATCGCCGGGCGGGAGGCGTTCTTCGACAACGTGACCTTCACGAACATGAGGTTCTCGCTGGTCAGCACGCCGATGGTGGCGCCGACCGAGGCGTACAGCGGGCACGGCGAGACGCCGGAACACGCTGCGGAGCGCGTCGTCCGCGCCCTGGAGGACCGGCCGCTCACGGTCAACACCCGCGTCGCCGGCGTCCTCGAGGTGGCGAACGTCGTCGCGCCGCGTGCCACGGACTTCGCGATGGCTCTGGCACACCGCGCGTTCAAGGACTCCGCCGCGGCGCGGGGGAAGACGCCGTCGGCCTAG
- a CDS encoding NAD-glutamate dehydrogenase, with translation MPRHDSTPDVLLQAYFRHIAPEDLADRLPDDLAGALASHRKLASLRASGTVVVRVHTPRAAVQGWEAHGHTVVEVVTEDMPFLVDSVLMALAREGHDVHLVVHPRFDVMRTAEGALLSVEPADERVPPGDGWTRESWMHVEVDRLPEGRDIAADFETSIRQVLDDVRSAVHDWQAMRAKVLAIADDLESSPPPLPAPELEQGTGLLRWLADDHFTFLGYREYDLLDDDSLQPVAGSGLGILRGRGEASAASFARLPPHVRAHAREQTLLVLAKANSRATVHRSAYLDYVGVKRFDAEGVVTGERRFLGLWSSAAYTESLRRIPLLSEKADAVLAAAGLDPLSHAGKALVEILEDYPRDELLTVPVEDLVKVAEAVLQARERRRLRLFVRPDTYRRYLTCLVYVPRDRYSTSVRERFAAILRDRLGASTVEYSARVGESPLAQVHFVVRPENAEAVPEVDVAALEHELVEAARSWSDDFVGAVTVEFGESEAARLVRAYRGAFPPAYVEEFSPRAAAVDVRRIEAIQGEAGVDVAMSERVDAPADEVRLSIYRVGEPLTLTAALPMLASLGVEVVDERPHELEGLARPTWIYEFGLRAPSPVGESDLAPLEELLRAILAGECEVDGFNALVLGAGLHWRQAAVLRAYARYLKQAGTPFSLESIEEALRENVALTRLVVGLFEARFDPDADAEGRSQKEERLREQIVSGLDDVVRLDHDRILRSYLALVSATLRTNHFMVGVDGRPRACLALKLDPGQVPDLPAPRPQFEIFVHSPRVEGVHLRFGAVARGGLRWSDRRDDYRTEVLGLVKAQMVKNTVIVPVGAKGGFYAKHLPDPADREAWLAEGIACYRTFIAGLLDLTDNMVSGEVVPPARVVRHDGDDAYLVVAADKGTATFSDIANEVAAGYGFWLGDAFASGGSAGYDHKAMGITARGAWVSVQRHFREMGVDCQNEEFTCVGIGDMSGDVFGNGLLSSRTTRLVAAFDHRDIFLDPDPDPSTSYDERARLFALPRSSWQDYDRKLISAGGGVWSRQAKQVPVSPEVAAVLGLDPATGSLPPNDLLRAILAAPVDLLWNGGIGTYVKGAAESHADVGDKANDAIRINGAELRVRCVGEGGNLGLTQLGRIEYAAAGGRINTDFIDNSAGVDTSDREVNLKILLDAAVDDGDLTGKQRNALLASMTDEVAALVLRDNYEQNLALANALATAPALLHVHESWLQALEQRRAVDRELEGLPAAAEVRRRQEQGEGLTAPELAVMLSWTKIVLARELLESDLPDDPFLRSDLYAYFPSQVRQEYRQRILRHPLRREIIVTQVVNDLVNGAGITFWHRLSEETSASAPDLARANFVAREIFASLALRERIAAEDNRLDASVQTTMRIEMRTLVERASRWLVTNRRSPLASEEIVDYFGEAVQRLMDYLPGLLGGREREGFEARRDDLLAHGVDEALATRVAVLQPAYVLLGVVETAEREQVDPLDVARVHFALGERLGLSSVVRRVQALPRRDRWEALARAAVRDDLHAVHAALTEQVLQSTPAEEPAPLRVALWEERDAGRVQRAAQTLEEICVDESADLARVAVGLRVVRGLVT, from the coding sequence GTGCCTCGCCACGACAGCACACCCGACGTACTCCTGCAGGCCTACTTCCGGCACATCGCGCCGGAAGACCTGGCGGACCGCTTGCCCGATGACCTGGCCGGCGCCCTCGCCAGTCATCGCAAGCTCGCGAGCCTGCGTGCGTCCGGGACGGTGGTGGTGCGCGTGCACACGCCGCGGGCAGCGGTGCAGGGCTGGGAGGCGCACGGGCACACGGTGGTCGAGGTCGTCACGGAGGACATGCCGTTCCTGGTCGACTCGGTGCTGATGGCACTGGCCCGGGAGGGCCACGACGTCCATCTCGTCGTCCACCCGCGATTCGACGTCATGCGCACTGCCGAAGGCGCTCTCCTCTCGGTGGAGCCGGCGGACGAGCGCGTACCGCCGGGGGACGGCTGGACGCGTGAGTCCTGGATGCACGTGGAAGTGGACCGGCTTCCCGAGGGCCGCGACATCGCGGCCGACTTCGAGACCTCGATCCGACAGGTGCTGGACGACGTCCGCAGCGCCGTTCATGACTGGCAGGCGATGCGGGCGAAGGTCCTGGCGATCGCCGACGACCTGGAGAGTTCTCCTCCGCCGCTTCCGGCTCCCGAGCTCGAGCAGGGCACCGGCCTCCTGCGGTGGCTCGCCGACGATCACTTCACCTTCCTCGGCTATCGCGAGTACGACCTCCTCGACGACGACTCTCTCCAGCCTGTGGCTGGGTCGGGTCTCGGCATCCTGCGTGGCCGGGGCGAGGCGTCAGCGGCGTCGTTCGCCCGGCTTCCGCCCCACGTGCGGGCGCACGCACGCGAGCAGACGCTTCTGGTCCTGGCGAAGGCGAACTCCCGGGCGACGGTGCACCGGTCGGCGTACCTCGACTACGTCGGCGTGAAGCGCTTCGACGCGGAGGGCGTGGTGACAGGGGAGCGGCGGTTCCTCGGCCTGTGGTCGTCGGCGGCGTACACGGAGTCCCTACGAAGGATCCCGTTGCTGTCGGAGAAGGCCGACGCGGTGCTTGCTGCAGCGGGCCTCGACCCGCTGAGCCATGCCGGCAAGGCACTGGTGGAGATCCTGGAGGACTACCCCCGCGACGAGCTGCTCACCGTGCCGGTCGAGGACCTGGTCAAGGTGGCGGAGGCGGTGCTGCAGGCGCGAGAACGCCGGCGGCTACGGCTCTTCGTGCGTCCTGACACGTACCGGCGCTACCTGACCTGCCTGGTCTACGTGCCGCGCGACCGATACAGCACCTCCGTGCGTGAGCGCTTCGCGGCGATCCTGCGTGATCGCCTCGGAGCGTCGACGGTCGAGTACTCCGCGCGGGTGGGGGAGTCGCCCCTGGCGCAGGTGCACTTCGTCGTCCGTCCGGAGAACGCCGAGGCCGTGCCCGAGGTCGATGTGGCTGCGCTCGAGCACGAGCTCGTCGAGGCGGCTCGCTCGTGGTCCGACGACTTCGTCGGCGCGGTCACGGTCGAGTTCGGAGAGTCGGAGGCAGCGCGCCTCGTCCGCGCCTACCGGGGCGCGTTCCCGCCGGCGTACGTCGAGGAGTTCTCGCCGCGCGCCGCTGCGGTCGACGTACGCCGGATCGAGGCGATTCAGGGCGAGGCAGGTGTCGACGTCGCCATGTCCGAGCGGGTGGACGCGCCTGCCGACGAGGTGCGGCTCTCCATCTACCGGGTCGGGGAACCCCTGACGCTGACGGCGGCGCTCCCCATGCTCGCCTCGCTGGGCGTCGAGGTGGTCGACGAGCGGCCGCACGAGCTGGAGGGCCTGGCCCGGCCGACGTGGATCTATGAGTTCGGTCTGCGCGCTCCGTCCCCGGTCGGGGAGTCGGACCTGGCTCCCCTGGAGGAGCTGCTGCGGGCGATCCTCGCCGGGGAGTGCGAGGTCGACGGCTTCAACGCGCTCGTACTCGGCGCGGGCCTGCACTGGCGGCAGGCGGCGGTGCTGCGGGCCTATGCGCGCTACCTGAAGCAGGCGGGGACACCGTTCAGCCTGGAGTCGATCGAGGAGGCGCTGCGGGAGAACGTGGCGCTGACCCGGCTCGTGGTGGGCCTCTTCGAGGCGCGGTTCGACCCCGACGCCGACGCGGAGGGGCGCTCCCAGAAGGAGGAACGGCTCCGGGAGCAGATCGTCAGCGGCCTCGATGACGTCGTCCGGCTCGACCACGACCGGATCCTGAGGTCCTACCTGGCGCTGGTCAGCGCGACGCTCCGGACGAATCACTTCATGGTGGGCGTCGACGGGCGGCCGCGTGCCTGCCTCGCCCTGAAGCTGGACCCCGGCCAGGTGCCGGACCTGCCGGCTCCCCGGCCGCAGTTCGAGATCTTCGTGCACTCTCCGCGTGTGGAGGGCGTGCACCTGCGCTTCGGAGCCGTGGCCCGCGGCGGGCTCCGGTGGTCGGACCGCCGTGACGACTACCGCACCGAGGTCCTCGGCCTGGTCAAGGCGCAGATGGTGAAGAACACCGTCATCGTGCCGGTGGGTGCCAAGGGCGGCTTCTACGCGAAGCACCTGCCCGACCCGGCCGACCGTGAGGCATGGCTGGCCGAAGGGATCGCCTGCTACCGCACCTTCATCGCCGGCCTCCTGGACCTGACCGACAACATGGTCTCCGGTGAAGTCGTGCCACCGGCGCGCGTGGTGCGCCACGACGGTGACGACGCCTACCTCGTGGTGGCTGCCGACAAGGGGACGGCGACGTTCTCCGACATCGCCAACGAGGTGGCGGCAGGCTACGGATTCTGGCTGGGTGATGCGTTCGCGTCGGGTGGCTCGGCCGGCTACGACCACAAGGCCATGGGTATCACCGCCCGTGGTGCCTGGGTCTCGGTGCAGCGGCACTTCCGGGAGATGGGAGTCGACTGCCAGAACGAGGAGTTCACCTGCGTGGGCATCGGCGACATGTCCGGAGACGTCTTCGGCAACGGCCTGCTGAGCTCGCGAACCACGCGGCTGGTGGCGGCGTTCGACCACCGCGACATCTTCCTCGACCCGGACCCCGACCCGTCCACGTCGTACGACGAGCGTGCGCGCCTGTTCGCGCTCCCGCGGTCCTCCTGGCAGGACTACGACCGGAAGCTCATCTCGGCCGGCGGCGGCGTGTGGTCGCGGCAGGCCAAGCAGGTGCCCGTCTCGCCCGAGGTGGCGGCCGTGCTCGGGCTCGATCCGGCCACCGGCTCGCTGCCTCCCAACGACCTGCTGCGCGCGATCCTCGCTGCGCCCGTCGACCTCCTGTGGAACGGCGGCATCGGGACGTACGTGAAGGGCGCCGCCGAGTCGCACGCGGACGTCGGGGACAAGGCCAACGACGCCATCCGGATCAACGGCGCCGAGCTCCGCGTGCGCTGCGTGGGGGAGGGCGGCAACCTCGGCCTGACCCAGCTCGGCCGGATCGAGTACGCCGCGGCCGGTGGCCGGATCAACACGGACTTCATCGACAACTCGGCCGGCGTCGACACCTCGGACCGCGAGGTCAACCTCAAGATCCTGCTCGACGCGGCGGTCGACGACGGCGACCTCACCGGCAAGCAGCGCAACGCGCTCCTGGCGTCGATGACGGACGAGGTCGCTGCGTTGGTGCTGCGGGACAACTACGAGCAGAACCTGGCGCTGGCCAACGCCCTGGCGACCGCGCCGGCCCTGCTGCACGTGCACGAGTCCTGGCTCCAGGCGCTCGAACAGCGACGTGCGGTCGACCGTGAGCTGGAGGGACTGCCGGCGGCGGCGGAGGTGCGGCGTCGGCAAGAGCAGGGGGAGGGGCTCACCGCTCCCGAGCTGGCGGTCATGCTCTCCTGGACCAAGATCGTGCTCGCCCGCGAGCTGCTCGAGTCCGACCTGCCCGACGACCCGTTCCTCCGGAGCGACCTCTACGCCTACTTCCCCTCGCAGGTGCGGCAGGAGTACCGGCAGCGGATCCTTCGGCACCCGCTCCGGCGGGAGATCATCGTGACGCAGGTGGTCAACGACCTGGTCAACGGAGCCGGCATCACCTTCTGGCACCGTCTCTCGGAGGAGACGTCAGCGAGCGCCCCGGACCTCGCGCGCGCGAACTTCGTGGCGCGCGAGATCTTCGCCTCGCTCGCGCTGCGCGAACGGATCGCGGCCGAGGACAACCGTCTCGATGCGAGCGTGCAGACCACGATGCGCATCGAGATGCGCACGCTCGTCGAGCGAGCCTCCCGCTGGCTGGTCACCAACCGCCGTTCGCCGCTGGCGAGTGAGGAGATCGTCGACTACTTCGGCGAGGCCGTGCAGCGCCTGATGGACTACCTGCCCGGGCTGCTCGGCGGACGGGAGCGCGAGGGCTTCGAGGCACGCCGGGACGACCTGCTGGCCCACGGGGTCGACGAGGCCCTGGCGACCCGGGTGGCGGTGCTCCAGCCGGCGTACGTGCTGCTGGGAGTCGTCGAGACGGCCGAACGGGAGCAGGTCGACCCGCTCGACGTGGCCCGCGTCCACTTCGCCCTGGGGGAGAGGCTCGGCCTGTCCTCCGTCGTACGCCGGGTGCAGGCGCTCCCGCGTCGCGACCGATGGGAGGCGCTGGCGCGGGCCGCTGTGCGCGACGATCTCCATGCCGTCCACGCCGCGCTGACCGAGCAGGTCCTCCAGTCCACCCCGGCTGAGGAGCCGGCACCGTTGCGGGTGGCGCTCTGGGAAGAGCGCGACGCCGGGCGGGTGCAGCGGGCCGCACAGACGCTGGAGGAGATCTGTGTCGACGAGTCGGCCGACCTGGCCCGGGTCGCGGTCGGGCTCCGCGTGGTGCGTGGCCTGGTCACGTGA